The following proteins are encoded in a genomic region of Procambarus clarkii isolate CNS0578487 chromosome 23, FALCON_Pclarkii_2.0, whole genome shotgun sequence:
- the LOC138367790 gene encoding A-kinase anchor protein 5-like has translation METTVEATVEATVEATVETTVEATVEATVEATVEATVETTVEATVEATVEATMEATMETTVEATVEATVEATVEATVEATVEATVEATVETTVEATVEATVEATVEATVETTVEATVEATVEATVEATVEATVETTVEATMETTVEATMETTVEATVEATVETTVEATVEATVEATVEATVEATVEATVEATVEATVEATVEATVEATVEATVEATVEATVEATVEATEQASSNSFCSLKLSLSWIQLPGLGQFLYRAPWP, from the coding sequence ATGGAGACCACTGTGGAGGCCACTGTGGAGGCCACTGTAGAGGCCACTGTGGAGACCACTGTGGAGGCCACTGTGGAGGCCACTGTGGAGGCCACTGTAGAGGCCACTGTGGAGACCACTGTGGAGGCCACTGTGGAGGCCACTGTGGAGGCCACTATGGAGGCCACTATGGAGACCACTGTGGAGGCCACTGTGGAGGCCACTGTGGAGGCCACTGTGGAGGCCACTGTGGAGGCCACTGTGGAGGCCACTGTGGAGGCCACTGTGGAGACCACTGTGGAGGCCACTGTGGAGGCCACTGTGGAGGCCACTGTAGAGGCCACTGTGGAGACCACTGTGGAGGCCACTGTGGAGGCCACTGTGGAGGCCACTGTAGAGGCCACTGTGGAGGCCACTGTGGAGACCACTGTGGAGGCCACTATGGAGACCACTGTGGAGGCCACTATGGAGACCACTGTGGAGGCCACTGTGGAGGCCACTGTGGAGACCACTGTGGAGGCCACTGTGGAGGCCACTGTGGAGGCCACTGTGGAGGCCACTGTGGAGGCCACTGTGGAGGCCACTGTGGAGGCCACTGTAGAGGCCACTGTGGAGGCCACTGTGGAGGCCACTGTGGAGGCCACTGTGGAGGCCACTGTAGAGGCCACTGTGGAGGCCACTGTAGAGGCCACTGTGGAGGCCACTGAGCAAGCTTCATCAAAcagcttttgttcattaaagttgtcTTTGTCCTGGATTCAGCTTCCAGGTTTAGGGCAATTTTTATATCGAGCACCGTGGCCCTGA